Proteins from a genomic interval of Dendropsophus ebraccatus isolate aDenEbr1 chromosome 6, aDenEbr1.pat, whole genome shotgun sequence:
- the MFF gene encoding mitochondrial fission factor isoform X4, which produces MNGAGFSPPAAEMAEISRMQYDIEYTEGISQRMRVPEKLKVAPSNAEAGSNPPVDVPMSGAIMQVPERIVVAGQNEEASFSRPADLDLIQTTPFEPLALKTPPRVLTLSERPLDFLDLERPTPVTPQNDEVRVTGRQKRERSISENTIRHNGQLVRNDSMYAVSSLDSTMDGTPDDLSLVDAASLRRQIIKLNRRLLLLEEENKERVKREMVMYSITVAFWLLNSWFWFRR; this is translated from the exons ATGAACGGTGCAGGATTCTCACCTCCCGCGGCAGAGATGGCGGAGATCAGTCGTATGCAGTACGACATTGAGTATACGGAGGGCATCAGCCAGAGAATGAGAGTCCCGGAGAAACTTAAAGTGGCTCCAAGCAACGCAGAAGCTGGTTCCAATCCTCCGGTTGATGTTCCCATGTCTGGTGCCATCATGCAGGTTCCTGAGAGAATTGTTGTGGCCG GTCAGAATGAGGAAGCATCTTTTTCAAGGCCTGCAGACCTGGATCTTATTCAGACGACCCCTTTTGAACCTTTAGCACTGAAGACCCCACCCCGGGTTCTGACCCTCAGTGAGAGACCACTGGACTTCTTGGACTTGGAAAGACCCACACCAGTCACTCCCCAAAATGATGAG GTGCGAGTCACAGGACGGCAGAAGAGAGAGCGCTCCATCAGCGAGAACACCATAAGACACAATGGACAACTGGTCCGAAATGATTCCAT GTACGCAGTTTCATCACTGGATTCCACCATGGATGGGACTCCAGATGACCTGTCACTAGTGGATGCAGCCTCACTTAGAAGACAG ATAATTAAGCTGAACAGACGCCTTCTCCTCCTGGAAGAGGAGAACAAGGAGAGAGTCAAGAGAGAAATGGTCATGTACTCCATCACTGTGGCCTTCTGGCTCCTCAACAGCTGGTTCTGGTTCAGACGCTAA
- the MFF gene encoding mitochondrial fission factor isoform X3, whose protein sequence is MNGAGFSPPAAEMAEISRMQYDIEYTEGISQRMRVPEKLKVAPSNAEAGSNPPVDVPMSGAIMQVPERIVVAGQNEEASFSRPADLDLIQTTPFEPLALKTPPRVLTLSERPLDFLDLERPTPVTPQNDEVRVTGRQKRERSISENTIRHNGQLVRNDSMPVLRGGSSASAPVPPHHDNPRYAVSSLDSTMDGTPDDLSLVDAASLRRQIIKLNRRLLLLEEENKERVKREMVMYSITVAFWLLNSWFWFRR, encoded by the exons ATGAACGGTGCAGGATTCTCACCTCCCGCGGCAGAGATGGCGGAGATCAGTCGTATGCAGTACGACATTGAGTATACGGAGGGCATCAGCCAGAGAATGAGAGTCCCGGAGAAACTTAAAGTGGCTCCAAGCAACGCAGAAGCTGGTTCCAATCCTCCGGTTGATGTTCCCATGTCTGGTGCCATCATGCAGGTTCCTGAGAGAATTGTTGTGGCCG GTCAGAATGAGGAAGCATCTTTTTCAAGGCCTGCAGACCTGGATCTTATTCAGACGACCCCTTTTGAACCTTTAGCACTGAAGACCCCACCCCGGGTTCTGACCCTCAGTGAGAGACCACTGGACTTCTTGGACTTGGAAAGACCCACACCAGTCACTCCCCAAAATGATGAG GTGCGAGTCACAGGACGGCAGAAGAGAGAGCGCTCCATCAGCGAGAACACCATAAGACACAATGGACAACTGGTCCGAAATGATTCCAT GCCAGTCTTGCGTGGAGGGTCTTCAGCCTCTGCTCCTGTTCCTCCTCATCATGATAATCCAAG GTACGCAGTTTCATCACTGGATTCCACCATGGATGGGACTCCAGATGACCTGTCACTAGTGGATGCAGCCTCACTTAGAAGACAG ATAATTAAGCTGAACAGACGCCTTCTCCTCCTGGAAGAGGAGAACAAGGAGAGAGTCAAGAGAGAAATGGTCATGTACTCCATCACTGTGGCCTTCTGGCTCCTCAACAGCTGGTTCTGGTTCAGACGCTAA
- the MFF gene encoding mitochondrial fission factor isoform X1, producing the protein MNGAGFSPPAAEMAEISRMQYDIEYTEGISQRMRVPEKLKVAPSNAEAGSNPPVDVPMSGAIMQVPERIVVAGQNEEASFSRPADLDLIQTTPFEPLALKTPPRVLTLSERPLDFLDLERPTPVTPQNDEVRVTGRQKRERSISENTIRHNGQLVRNDSIPTPPAPTGRPNLAPSLPADGADLFSARGILSLIQTSTRRAYQQVLDVLDENRRPVLRGGSSASAPVPPHHDNPRYAVSSLDSTMDGTPDDLSLVDAASLRRQIIKLNRRLLLLEEENKERVKREMVMYSITVAFWLLNSWFWFRR; encoded by the exons ATGAACGGTGCAGGATTCTCACCTCCCGCGGCAGAGATGGCGGAGATCAGTCGTATGCAGTACGACATTGAGTATACGGAGGGCATCAGCCAGAGAATGAGAGTCCCGGAGAAACTTAAAGTGGCTCCAAGCAACGCAGAAGCTGGTTCCAATCCTCCGGTTGATGTTCCCATGTCTGGTGCCATCATGCAGGTTCCTGAGAGAATTGTTGTGGCCG GTCAGAATGAGGAAGCATCTTTTTCAAGGCCTGCAGACCTGGATCTTATTCAGACGACCCCTTTTGAACCTTTAGCACTGAAGACCCCACCCCGGGTTCTGACCCTCAGTGAGAGACCACTGGACTTCTTGGACTTGGAAAGACCCACACCAGTCACTCCCCAAAATGATGAG GTGCGAGTCACAGGACGGCAGAAGAGAGAGCGCTCCATCAGCGAGAACACCATAAGACACAATGGACAACTGGTCCGAAATGATTCCAT CCCGACTCCACCCGCCCCCACAGGCCGCCCGAACCTTGCTCCCTCGCTCCCCGCAGATGGAGCAGATCTTTTCTCTGCCCGTGGCATTCTGTCGCTCATCCAGACCTCCACCCGCAGGGCTTATCAGCAGGTCCTCGATGTGCTGGATGAAAACCGCAG GCCAGTCTTGCGTGGAGGGTCTTCAGCCTCTGCTCCTGTTCCTCCTCATCATGATAATCCAAG GTACGCAGTTTCATCACTGGATTCCACCATGGATGGGACTCCAGATGACCTGTCACTAGTGGATGCAGCCTCACTTAGAAGACAG ATAATTAAGCTGAACAGACGCCTTCTCCTCCTGGAAGAGGAGAACAAGGAGAGAGTCAAGAGAGAAATGGTCATGTACTCCATCACTGTGGCCTTCTGGCTCCTCAACAGCTGGTTCTGGTTCAGACGCTAA
- the MFF gene encoding mitochondrial fission factor isoform X2 — MNGAGFSPPAAEMAEISRMQYDIEYTEGISQRMRVPEKLKVAPSNAEAGSNPPVDVPMSGAIMQVPERIVVAGQNEEASFSRPADLDLIQTTPFEPLALKTPPRVLTLSERPLDFLDLERPTPVTPQNDEVRVTGRQKRERSISENTIRHNGQLVRNDSIPTPPAPTGRPNLAPSLPADGADLFSARGILSLIQTSTRRAYQQVLDVLDENRRYAVSSLDSTMDGTPDDLSLVDAASLRRQIIKLNRRLLLLEEENKERVKREMVMYSITVAFWLLNSWFWFRR, encoded by the exons ATGAACGGTGCAGGATTCTCACCTCCCGCGGCAGAGATGGCGGAGATCAGTCGTATGCAGTACGACATTGAGTATACGGAGGGCATCAGCCAGAGAATGAGAGTCCCGGAGAAACTTAAAGTGGCTCCAAGCAACGCAGAAGCTGGTTCCAATCCTCCGGTTGATGTTCCCATGTCTGGTGCCATCATGCAGGTTCCTGAGAGAATTGTTGTGGCCG GTCAGAATGAGGAAGCATCTTTTTCAAGGCCTGCAGACCTGGATCTTATTCAGACGACCCCTTTTGAACCTTTAGCACTGAAGACCCCACCCCGGGTTCTGACCCTCAGTGAGAGACCACTGGACTTCTTGGACTTGGAAAGACCCACACCAGTCACTCCCCAAAATGATGAG GTGCGAGTCACAGGACGGCAGAAGAGAGAGCGCTCCATCAGCGAGAACACCATAAGACACAATGGACAACTGGTCCGAAATGATTCCAT CCCGACTCCACCCGCCCCCACAGGCCGCCCGAACCTTGCTCCCTCGCTCCCCGCAGATGGAGCAGATCTTTTCTCTGCCCGTGGCATTCTGTCGCTCATCCAGACCTCCACCCGCAGGGCTTATCAGCAGGTCCTCGATGTGCTGGATGAAAACCGCAG GTACGCAGTTTCATCACTGGATTCCACCATGGATGGGACTCCAGATGACCTGTCACTAGTGGATGCAGCCTCACTTAGAAGACAG ATAATTAAGCTGAACAGACGCCTTCTCCTCCTGGAAGAGGAGAACAAGGAGAGAGTCAAGAGAGAAATGGTCATGTACTCCATCACTGTGGCCTTCTGGCTCCTCAACAGCTGGTTCTGGTTCAGACGCTAA